A genomic window from Clostridia bacterium includes:
- the rplP gene encoding 50S ribosomal protein L16: MLMPKRVKRRRVQRGRMKGVATRGNKVAYGDFGLVATEPSWITSNQIEAARIAMTRYIKRGGQVWIKIFPDKPITEKPAETRMGSGKGSPEYWVAVVKPGRVMFEIAGVSEEVAREALRLAMHKLPVKCKIIAREQSEGGEVSEV; encoded by the coding sequence ATGTTAATGCCAAAAAGAGTTAAACGTCGTAGAGTTCAGAGAGGCAGAATGAAAGGTGTTGCTACAAGAGGTAACAAAGTTGCTTACGGTGATTTTGGTTTAGTAGCGACTGAACCTTCATGGATTACTTCAAATCAGATTGAAGCAGCCAGAATAGCTATGACACGTTATATAAAAAGAGGTGGTCAGGTTTGGATTAAAATATTCCCTGACAAACCAATAACAGAAAAACCTGCTGAAACTCGTATGGGTAGTGGTAAAGGTTCACCTGAATACTGGGTGGCTGTAGTTAAACCTGGAAGAGTTATGTTTGAAATTGCAGGGGTTTCAGAAGAAGTTGCAAGAGAAGCATTAAGACTTGCTATGCATAAATTACCTGTTAAGTGTAAAATCATAGCTCGTGAACAATCAGAGGGTGGTGAAGTCAGTGAAGTTTAA
- the rpsC gene encoding 30S ribosomal protein S3, with amino-acid sequence MGQKVNPHGIRVGIIKDWDSKWFANRKDFGDSLVEDYKIRKFLKKKLFNSGIAKIEIEKKQEKTLITLHAAKPGIIIGKGGAEIEKLKADVKKLIGKDVHINIVEIKVPDMNAQLVAENIAAQLEKRISFRRAMKQCMQRTMKMGAKGIKTAVSGRLGGAEIARCEHYHEGTIPLQTLRADIDYGFWEADTTYGKIGVKVWIYKGEVLPENKRAKAQAEGGK; translated from the coding sequence ATGGGACAGAAAGTTAATCCCCATGGTATTAGAGTCGGAATAATCAAAGACTGGGATTCCAAATGGTTTGCTAACCGCAAAGATTTCGGAGACAGTTTGGTTGAAGATTATAAAATCAGAAAATTTTTAAAGAAAAAATTATTCAATTCCGGTATTGCTAAAATCGAAATTGAAAAGAAACAGGAAAAAACATTAATTACTCTTCATGCTGCTAAACCTGGTATCATCATCGGTAAAGGTGGAGCAGAAATTGAAAAGTTAAAAGCAGATGTTAAAAAATTAATCGGCAAAGACGTTCACATAAACATCGTTGAAATCAAAGTTCCTGATATGAACGCACAGTTAGTTGCAGAAAACATTGCTGCTCAGCTTGAAAAGAGAATATCTTTCAGAAGAGCGATGAAACAGTGTATGCAAAGAACTATGAAAATGGGAGCAAAAGGTATCAAAACTGCAGTTTCAGGTCGTTTAGGCGGTGCTGAAATCGCAAGATGTGAACATTATCATGAAGGAACTATTCCACTACAGACTTTAAGAGCTGACATTGACTACGGTTTCTGGGAAGCAGATACAACCTATGGTAAAATAGGCGTTAAAGTTTGGATATACAAAGGTGAAGTTCTTCCTGAAAACAAGAGAGCAAAAGCTCAAGCGGAAGGAGGAAAATAA